From a single Fulvivirga ulvae genomic region:
- a CDS encoding response regulator, producing the protein MSSAGQMNRECADIVMLIDDNEIDLFINQKVIELCRFTRRIITYHSGREALEYLLSATEADIPDLIFLDLNMPLIDGFRFLYEFSTFPDHVRNKASVIVLTSSDNMRDKEKIEVNADVIKFLSKPLNDQKLEQIRVLLENQPST; encoded by the coding sequence ATGAGTTCTGCGGGACAGATGAATAGAGAGTGCGCTGATATTGTCATGCTGATAGATGACAATGAAATAGATTTATTTATTAATCAAAAGGTAATAGAGCTTTGCCGTTTTACCAGAAGGATAATTACGTACCACTCTGGAAGGGAAGCTTTGGAATACCTGCTTTCCGCTACTGAAGCAGATATCCCTGACCTTATATTCCTTGACCTGAATATGCCATTGATTGATGGGTTCAGGTTCCTCTACGAGTTTTCAACATTTCCGGATCATGTCCGAAATAAGGCTTCCGTCATTGTACTAACCAGCTCTGACAATATGCGGGACAAAGAAAAGATAGAAGTAAATGCGGATGTAATAAAATTCCTTTCCAAACCCCTTAACGACCAGAAGTTAGAGCAGATCAGAGTGT